In Musa acuminata AAA Group cultivar baxijiao chromosome BXJ3-9, Cavendish_Baxijiao_AAA, whole genome shotgun sequence, a single genomic region encodes these proteins:
- the LOC103998040 gene encoding uncharacterized protein LOC103998040, with the protein MGEEERRLAGEIARVLDECRLSHAVHPRKLKELSALRSASVADAHTGLCFFAAFTRAVTPLFDFPRRTVSSERAVRFVSAFAARRDEKDAVVCDVFLEEFLRFLLVAAGAAHRPARFRACQIISEIIMRLPDDAEVSDELWDEVLDSMKLRVRDKVPAVRAFAVRALSRFVNDGDDSDITNLFLQTLCQEQNTEVRKTIVLSLPPSNMTSEAIVGSTLDVSESVRKAAYLVLASKFPLHSLSIKHRNIILQRGLSDRSSSVRKECLKMLKDEWLAKCCSGDLIALMRFLDVETYESVGEAVMEALFKDGTIILKEYQSPRQFLASNCENTEGCTSNIQLMDAEAALYWKILCRHLQSEAEAKGNDAATTTGTEAAIYASEASDKNDLLDEILPATVSDFVSLVKLHLSAGPNYCFTSRQLLLFGAMLDYSDVANRKVASEFVNELLLRPLEHEVDDDGNKIVIGDGISLGGDREWARAILELAKKVHASMGEFEAVVTSVIKELAQPCRERTADFMQWMHCLALTGLLLENIPSLWSLQGKAIEPSELLHSLLLPGAKHSHIDVQRVATRCLSLFGILERRPTGELVSQLRQSFIDGATSVRIMASKSLIDLFTWHGPQEVDKAIGIDIKQPNNEKEGLVSINSSNLRDDESIGLLDLLYNGLNSDDSGEVGDTDDDESVHSILGEGFAKILLLSENYPSISTCLSPLILHKLVNLYFCDETKELQRLKQCLSIFFEHYPALSCTHKRCISTAFIPTMRSLWPGVYGKSGGPAITVSKLRKRAVLAAHFMLQMMQIPLFSNERKEDELSSGNLSSSVQTSDDFDSGEEGIAIRIAAEVAGCPEKKTSAGKSYILALCRIATSINFRPSEQHAIKCMRGLLNGMITSITRDKELVKELNLMAARLRSLDEHPDEGLSEDQSTTLFGKLGLEGNLNIDTSTVIPPTPAPQSGRTATTRRRRVKREVSSSDDDAQSVPLVPMTPSQTNVRSHRTSKTAAMSKITNKTAVESSDDEDGESDVTSDEFSE; encoded by the exons ATGGGGGAGGAAGAGAGGCGTCTCGCCGGCGAGATCGCGAGGGTTCTTGACGAGTGCCGCCTATCCCACGCCGTCCATCCCCGCAAGCTCAAAGAGCTCTCTGCCCTCCGATCGGCCTCCGTAGCCGACGCTCATACCGGCCTTTGCTTCTTCGCCGCCTTCACTCGAGCCGTCACTCCCCTCTTCGACTTTCCCCGACGCACCGTCTCCTCCGAACGCGCCGTCAGATTCGTCTCCGCCTTCGCCGCCCGCCGCGACGAGAAGGACGCCGTCGTCTGCGATGTCTTTCTGGAGGAGTTCCTCCGTTTCCTCCTCGTCGCCGCCGGGGCCGCCCATCGACCGGCTAGGTTCCGTGCCTGCCAGATCATCTCGGAG ATAATAATGCGGTTGCCGGATGATGCAGAGGTGAGCGATGAGCTCTGGGACGAGGTCCTAGACAGCATGAAACTGCGTGTTCGAGACAAAGTCCCAGCGGTCCGTGCATTTGCAGTCAGAGCTCTCTCACGGTTTGTGAATGATGGAGACGACAGTGACATTACTAATCTTTTTCTCCAGACTCTTTGTCAAGAGCAAAATACA GAAGTTCGAAAGACAATAGTTCTATCTCTGCCTCCCTCGAACATGACATCTGAAGCTATTGTTGGATCCACCCTTGATGTTAGTGAGTCAGTGCGGAAAGCAGCATACCTAGTCTTGGCAAGTAAATTTCCACTTCACAGTCTTAG CATCAAGCACAGGAACATTATCCTTCAGAGAGGGCTTTCGGATAGATCTTCATCTGTAAGAAAGGAGTGCTTGAAAATGCTGAAGGATGAGTGGCTTGCAAAGTGCTGCAGTGGAGATCTGATTGCCCTCATGAGATTTCTTGATGTGGAAACATATGAATCAGTTGGAGAGGCTGTTATGGAAGCTCTATTCAAAGATGGTACAATAATATTGAAAGAATACCAGAGTCCAAGACAGTTCTTGGCATCAAATTGTGAAAACACAG AAGGATGCACTTCCAACATTCAGCTGATGGATGCAGAAGCTGCTCTTTATTGGAAAATCCTATGCAGGCATCTACAAAGTGAAGCTGAA GCCAAAGGTAATGATGCTGCAACTACCACTGGCACAGAAGCAGCAATATATGCATCAGAAGCTTCAGATAAAAATGACCTTTTAGATGAAATTCTTCCAGCAACAGTATCCGACTTTGTTAGTTTGGTAAAGTTGCACCTTTCTGCTG GACCAAATTATTGCTTCACATCTCGCCAGCTATTATTATTTGGTGCAATGCTTGACTATTCAGATGTTGCAAACAGGAAAGTTGCTAGTGAATTTGTGAATGAGCTTTTGCTCCGGCCTCTTGAGCATGAAGTTGATGATGATGGGAATAAGATTGTAATAGGAGATGGGATCAGCCTTGGTGGAGACAGGGAATGGGCCAGAGCAATATTAGAATTGGCAAAAAAAGTGCATGCTTCCATGGGTGAATTTGAAGCAGTAGTAACAAGTGTAATTAAGGAACTTGCTCAGCCTTGCAGAGAGCGAACTGCTGACTTCATGCAGTGGATGCATTGCCTTGCATTAACTGGCCTACTTTTGgaaaacattccttccctctggaGCCTGCAAGGCAAAGCAATCGAACCCTCTGAGCTGCTCCATTCTTTGTTGCTTCCtggg GCAAAACATAGTCATATTGATGTTCAAAGGGTTGCAACAAGATGCCTTTCACTCTTTGGAATTTTAGAAAGGAGACCAACAGGAGAGCTAGTATCACAGTTAAGACAGTCCTTTATAGATGGTGCTACTTCAGTACGAATTATGGCTAGTAAGTCATTAATTGATCTGTTCACATGGCACGGTCCTCAAGAAGTTGATAAAGCAATTGGGATAGATATTAAACAGCCAAACAATGAAAAAGAAGGATTAGTATCCATAAATTCCTCAAATCTGAGGGATGATGAAAGCATTGGATTACTTGATCTGTTATACAATGGACTTAACAGTGATGACAGTGGTGAAGTTGGTGATACTGATGATGATGAGAGTGTTCATTCTATCCTGGGAGAAGGATTTGCTAAGATTCTTCTTCTGAGTGAGAATTATCCAAGCATTTCTACATGTTTATCTCCTTTGATCTTACACAAGCTCGTTAACTTGTACTTTTGTGATGAAACCAAGGAATTACAAAG GCTAAAGCAATGCTTATCCATATTCTTTGAGCATTATCCAGCCCTCTCGTGCACTCACAAG AGGTGTATCTCTACTGCTTTTATTCCTACCATGCGATCCTTGTGGCCTGGTGTCTATGGTAAGTCTGGGGGTCCTGCCATCACAGTGTCTAAACTGAGAAAGCGTGCAGTGTTAGCGGCACACTTTATGTTGCAAATGATGCAAATCCCTCTTTTCTCAAACGAAAGGAAGGAAGATGAGCTTAGTTCTGGAAACCTCTCTAGTTCAGTCCAGACATCAGATGACTTTGACAGTGGGGAGGAGGGGATTGCTATTCGCATTGCTGCGGAG GTAGCAGGCTGCCCAGAGAAGAAAACATCTGCAGGAAAATCATATATCTTGGCACTATGCAGGATAGCTACTTCGATCAATTTTCGACCATCAGAGCAACATGCCATTAAGTGCATGAGGGGCCTTTTGAATGGCATGATCACCTCAATAACACGGGACAAAGAACTCGTCAAGGAATTGAATCTTATGGCAGCACGTCTCAGATCGCTTGATGAACATCCAGATGAAGGATTATCAGAGGACCAATCTACTACTCTATTTG GGAAGCTAGGATTGGAAGGCAACCTGAACATTGATACTTCCACAGTGATACCACCAACACCTGCACCACAGTCTGGCAGAACTGCAACAACCAGGCGGCGAAGGGTAAAGCGAGAAGTTTCTTCATCAGATGATGATGCACAATCTGTTCCTTTGGTTCCGATGACGCCTAGCCAAACCAATGTGCGTTCCCATAGAACAAGCAAAACAGCAGCAATGAGCAAGATAACTAACAAGACTGCAGTTGAATCCTCTGATGATGAAGATGGAGAGTCAGATGTGACATCAGATGAATTTTCAGAATGA